The Microbacterium sp. KUDC0406 genome includes a window with the following:
- a CDS encoding IS3 family transposase (programmed frameshift), with translation MPKPYPREFRDDVVRVARQREDGVSIKQIATDFGISETCLQNWLRQADVEDGAKPGATRAEADEARELRKRVRLLEQENEVLRRAAAYFAQAHLPKMTYPLVTELAADGIPVAVTCRVLKLSRQPYYRWLADPITNAELVEAYRANALFDAHRDDPEFGHRLLADEARDAGEPMADRTAWRITSANGWWSAFGKKKGRNGKRPGPPVHDDLCAVTDEDGRVRHEFTADSRNRLWLTDITEHRTGEGKLYLCAVKDVFSGKIVGYSIDSRMKSRLVVNAINNAAALRGDVAGCVLHSDRGSQFRSRKVIRVLARHRMVGSMGRVGAAGDNAAMESFFALLQKNVLNRRSWATREELRIAIVTWIERTYHRRRRQARLGRLTPVEFETIMNQNLALAA, from the exons ATGCCCAAGCCCTATCCCCGTGAGTTCCGCGACGATGTCGTGCGGGTGGCTCGTCAGCGCGAGGACGGTGTGTCGATCAAGCAGATCGCGACCGACTTCGGAATCAGCGAGACGTGCCTGCAGAACTGGCTTCGCCAGGCCGATGTGGAAGACGGCGCCAAGCCCGGCGCGACCCGGGCCGAGGCTGACGAAGCTCGCGAGTTGCGCAAGCGGGTGCGGCTGTTGGAGCAGGAGAACGAGGTGCTCCGTCGTGCGGCGGCGTACTTCGCTCAGGCGCATCTGCCG AAAATGACATACCCGCTCGTGACAGAGCTCGCTGCCGACGGGATCCCCGTCGCAGTGACGTGCCGGGTCCTCAAGCTCTCCCGCCAGCCCTACTACCGGTGGCTGGCCGACCCCATCACGAATGCTGAGCTGGTGGAGGCGTATCGGGCAAACGCGCTGTTCGACGCGCACCGTGACGATCCTGAGTTCGGGCATCGTCTCCTGGCCGACGAGGCCCGCGACGCCGGGGAACCGATGGCGGACCGGACCGCGTGGAGGATCACGTCAGCGAACGGCTGGTGGTCGGCGTTCGGGAAGAAGAAGGGACGTAACGGCAAGAGGCCCGGACCGCCGGTCCACGACGACCTGTGCGCGGTGACTGACGAGGACGGGCGGGTCCGACACGAGTTCACCGCTGACAGCCGGAACCGGCTCTGGCTGACCGACATCACCGAGCACCGCACCGGCGAGGGCAAACTCTACCTCTGCGCGGTCAAGGACGTGTTCTCGGGCAAGATCGTCGGCTACTCGATCGACTCGCGGATGAAGTCCCGGCTGGTCGTGAACGCGATCAACAACGCCGCCGCGCTGCGCGGTGACGTCGCCGGTTGCGTGCTGCATAGCGATAGGGGCAGTCAGTTCCGTTCCCGGAAGGTCATCCGGGTGCTGGCTCGTCACCGTATGGTCGGCTCGATGGGCCGAGTCGGCGCGGCCGGTGATAACGCCGCGATGGAGAGCTTCTTCGCGCTGCTGCAAAAGAATGTCCTCAATCGGCGGTCCTGGGCCACCCGGGAAGAGCTGCGGATCGCGATCGTGACCTGGATCGAACGGACCTACCATCGGCGCCGTCGGCAAGCACGTCTGGGCCGTTTGACGCCGGTCGAATTCGAGACCATCATGAACCAGAACCTGGCCCTCGCGGCCTAA
- a CDS encoding GNAT family N-acetyltransferase: MRFLDEITLDDGRVRLEPLGHEHAEDLACAAASLKPLWYTFVPAADAVPAEIDSRIALRDSGMMNPFAVRRLSTGEVVGMTTYCNIDQPNRRVEIGYTWIGASAQGSEVNPAMKRLLLAHAFDECDAIAVSLLTHFHNRHSRAAIERLGAKLDGILRNHRIMPDGSLRDTAAYSILPNEWPAVRNGLDARLA; encoded by the coding sequence GTGCGTTTCCTCGATGAGATCACCCTGGACGACGGCCGTGTGCGGCTCGAACCGCTCGGCCACGAGCACGCGGAGGACCTGGCGTGCGCAGCCGCCTCGTTGAAGCCGCTCTGGTACACCTTCGTCCCCGCCGCGGATGCGGTGCCCGCCGAGATCGACAGCCGGATCGCGCTTCGCGACTCCGGGATGATGAATCCGTTCGCGGTGCGCCGGCTGTCCACCGGCGAGGTGGTCGGCATGACCACGTACTGCAACATCGATCAGCCGAACCGACGCGTCGAGATCGGCTACACCTGGATCGGCGCCTCCGCGCAGGGCTCCGAGGTCAACCCCGCCATGAAGCGCCTCCTGCTCGCTCACGCCTTCGACGAGTGCGATGCGATCGCCGTCTCGCTGCTGACGCACTTCCACAACCGGCACTCGCGCGCGGCGATCGAGCGACTGGGCGCCAAGCTCGACGGCATCCTGCGCAACCATCGGATCATGCCGGACGGATCGCTGCGCGACACTGCTGCGTACTCGATCCTCCCGAACGAGTGGCCGGCGGTCCGCAACGGGCTGGACGCCCGACTGGCTTAG
- a CDS encoding TatD family hydrolase, which yields MADTYVKERSADGRKDLRYPPAPEPLTVPVYDNHAHLEITDGPSTGSGAQGLSLTEQLDRAAAVGIAGVVQASGDIESSRWAVAAAEQDARVLAAVAIHPNDAPVYAADGRLDEAIAVIDELAARPRTRAIGETGLDYFRTEEPGRPAQHESFEAHIALAKKHGIAMQIHDRDAHDDVLETLTRVGAPERTVFHCFSGDDAMARIAADAGYWLSFAGNVTFKNAQNLRDALHVTPLERILVETDAPFLTPVPLRGRPNAPYLVPITVRFMAAELAMDVDELCAQLAANTLEVYGAF from the coding sequence ATGGCAGACACCTACGTCAAGGAGCGGTCCGCTGACGGGCGCAAGGATCTGCGCTACCCGCCGGCGCCGGAGCCTCTCACGGTTCCCGTGTACGACAACCACGCCCACCTGGAGATCACCGACGGCCCTTCGACGGGTTCAGGGGCCCAGGGGCTGAGCCTGACCGAGCAGCTCGACCGTGCCGCCGCCGTCGGGATCGCCGGTGTCGTGCAGGCATCCGGCGACATCGAGTCGTCCCGCTGGGCGGTCGCCGCTGCAGAGCAGGACGCCCGCGTGCTGGCCGCCGTCGCGATCCACCCGAACGACGCTCCCGTCTACGCCGCCGATGGCCGACTCGACGAGGCGATCGCGGTGATCGACGAGCTCGCCGCCCGTCCGCGCACCCGTGCGATCGGGGAGACCGGACTGGACTACTTCCGCACCGAGGAGCCAGGGCGCCCCGCGCAGCACGAGTCCTTCGAGGCGCACATCGCGCTGGCGAAGAAGCACGGCATCGCGATGCAGATCCACGACCGCGACGCCCACGACGACGTGCTAGAGACGCTCACGAGGGTCGGCGCCCCCGAGCGCACCGTGTTCCACTGCTTCTCGGGCGATGACGCCATGGCGCGCATCGCCGCGGATGCCGGGTACTGGCTGTCCTTCGCGGGCAACGTCACGTTCAAGAACGCGCAGAACCTGCGCGATGCGCTGCACGTGACGCCGCTGGAGCGCATCCTCGTCGAGACGGATGCCCCGTTCCTGACCCCGGTGCCACTGCGCGGTCGCCCGAACGCCCCCTACCTGGTGCCGATCACGGTGCGGTTCATGGCCGCGGAGCTCGCCATGGACGTCGACGAGTTGTGCGCGCAGCTCGCCGCCAACACGCTCGAGGTCTATGGGGCGTTCTGA